One genomic window of Polaromonas sp. SP1 includes the following:
- a CDS encoding acyl-CoA carboxylase subunit beta, producing the protein MTLFQSAWNAEGAVALQRREAMLARIAALRALEERSAAASARSRPAFDKRGQLLPRERVALLLDAGAPWIGLCSLAGYLQDSKDAAQSVPGGGVVAGIGFVSGVRCMVVASDSGIEAGAVQAMGLEKILRVQEIALQNKLPFIHLVESAGANLMRYRVEGFVHGGSLFRNLARLSAAGIPVITVQHGSGTAGGAYMPGLSDVVIMVRKRSRAFLAGPPLLVAATGEVATEEELGGAEMHAGTSGLGEQLADDDRQALGLAREVVARTSWSNRPPAQVRHGFSAINSIANDGKPRDPLYPAEELLGLVPSDLRQPLDMHEVIARLVDGSDFLPFKALYGAATVCVQASIDGYAVGIISNNGPIDVAGANKATHFIQLMCQLGHPIVYLQNTTGYMVGKESEQAGMIKHGSKMIQAVTNATVPQITIQCGASFGAGNYGMCGRGYAPRFLFSWPSAKTAVMGGEQAARTMQIVGEAALARKGIAPDPAQSQAQYDKIVAMFEAQADVFYTSGLVLDDGVIDPRDTRAVLAECLAMCADAEARQLRPMQFGVARM; encoded by the coding sequence ATGACCCTCTTTCAATCGGCATGGAATGCAGAAGGCGCCGTCGCCCTGCAGCGGCGTGAGGCCATGCTCGCGCGCATCGCCGCGCTGCGCGCGCTGGAAGAGCGCAGCGCCGCCGCCTCCGCCAGATCACGGCCCGCCTTCGACAAGCGTGGCCAGCTGCTGCCGCGCGAACGTGTGGCGCTGCTGCTGGACGCGGGCGCGCCGTGGATCGGGTTGTGTTCCCTCGCGGGCTATTTGCAGGACAGCAAGGACGCAGCCCAATCGGTGCCGGGTGGCGGCGTGGTCGCCGGCATCGGCTTTGTGAGCGGCGTGCGCTGCATGGTGGTGGCCAGTGATTCAGGCATTGAAGCCGGCGCCGTCCAGGCCATGGGGCTGGAAAAAATCCTGCGCGTGCAGGAGATCGCGCTGCAGAACAAGCTGCCCTTTATCCACCTGGTGGAAAGCGCGGGCGCCAACCTCATGCGTTACCGGGTCGAAGGTTTTGTGCACGGCGGCAGCCTCTTTCGCAACCTGGCCCGGCTGTCGGCGGCGGGCATTCCCGTCATTACAGTGCAGCACGGTTCGGGCACGGCGGGCGGCGCCTACATGCCGGGCCTGAGCGACGTGGTCATCATGGTGCGCAAACGCTCGCGCGCCTTCCTGGCCGGCCCGCCGCTGTTGGTGGCCGCCACGGGCGAAGTCGCCACGGAAGAAGAACTGGGCGGCGCCGAAATGCACGCCGGCACCTCGGGCCTGGGCGAACAACTGGCCGACGATGACCGGCAGGCGCTGGGCCTGGCGCGCGAGGTTGTGGCCCGCACTTCATGGTCAAATCGGCCTCCAGCCCAGGTGCGTCATGGGTTTTCAGCTATTAATTCAATAGCAAATGATGGGAAACCCCGGGACCCGCTGTACCCGGCCGAAGAGCTCCTGGGCCTGGTCCCCAGCGACCTGCGCCAGCCGCTGGACATGCACGAGGTGATTGCCCGGCTCGTTGACGGCTCTGACTTTCTGCCCTTCAAAGCGCTTTACGGCGCCGCCACCGTGTGCGTGCAGGCGTCCATTGACGGCTATGCCGTCGGCATCATCAGCAACAACGGCCCGATCGACGTGGCCGGCGCCAACAAGGCCACACACTTTATCCAGCTGATGTGCCAGCTCGGTCACCCCATCGTCTATTTGCAAAACACCACCGGCTATATGGTCGGCAAAGAGAGTGAGCAGGCCGGCATGATCAAGCACGGCTCCAAGATGATCCAGGCCGTCACCAACGCCACCGTGCCGCAAATCACGATCCAGTGCGGCGCATCCTTCGGTGCGGGCAACTACGGCATGTGCGGCCGCGGTTACGCGCCGCGTTTTCTGTTCAGCTGGCCCAGCGCCAAAACGGCGGTGATGGGCGGCGAACAGGCCGCGCGCACCATGCAGATCGTCGGTGAGGCGGCGCTGGCGCGCAAAGGCATCGCGCCGGACCCAGCCCAGTCGCAAGCCCAGTACGACAAGATCGTCGCCATGTTCGAGGCGCAGGCCGACGTGTTCTATACCTCCGGCCTGGTGCTGGACGACGGCGTGATCGACCCGCGCGACACGCGTGCGGTGCTGGCCGAATGTTTGGCGATGTGCGCAGACGCCGAGGCGCGGCAGTTGCGGCCCATGCAGTTTGGCGTGGCGCGCATGTAG
- a CDS encoding SDR family oxidoreductase, giving the protein MSYQSVFQPGLFAGQVIVVTGGGSGIGRCIAHELAALGAHVVLIGRNIDKLHSVAGEIVAQGGRVSFHPCDIRQEEAVKTTITAIVVAQGRIDGLVNNAGGQYITPLESISAKGWEAVINTNLTGGFLMARECYLQAMQGKGGSIVNIVADMWGSMPSMGHSGAARAGMVSFTETAAAEWAHNGVRVNALAPGYIASSGMDHYPPEAGPMLREMRNTVPLGRFGTESETSAAVVFLLSKAANFISGSTLRVDGARPQVRMGWPMKRPDAEALQREAIQPFEGFHLAETPKVFQS; this is encoded by the coding sequence ATGAGTTACCAATCCGTCTTCCAGCCCGGCCTCTTTGCCGGCCAGGTCATCGTCGTCACCGGCGGCGGTTCGGGCATCGGCCGTTGCATCGCGCATGAACTGGCCGCGCTGGGCGCGCATGTGGTGCTGATAGGCCGCAATATCGACAAGCTGCACAGCGTGGCCGGTGAAATCGTGGCGCAGGGCGGGCGCGTGAGTTTTCACCCTTGTGACATCCGCCAGGAAGAGGCCGTCAAAACCACCATCACCGCGATCGTGGTGGCGCAGGGCCGCATCGACGGCCTGGTCAACAACGCCGGCGGCCAGTACATCACGCCGCTCGAATCCATCAGCGCCAAAGGCTGGGAGGCCGTCATCAACACCAACCTGACCGGCGGCTTTTTGATGGCGCGCGAATGCTACCTGCAAGCCATGCAAGGCAAAGGCGGCAGCATCGTCAACATCGTGGCCGACATGTGGGGCTCCATGCCCAGCATGGGCCACAGCGGCGCGGCGCGCGCCGGCATGGTGAGCTTCACCGAAACCGCCGCCGCCGAATGGGCCCACAACGGCGTTCGCGTGAACGCGCTCGCGCCCGGCTACATCGCCTCCAGCGGGATGGACCACTACCCGCCCGAGGCCGGCCCCATGCTGCGCGAGATGCGCAACACCGTGCCGCTGGGCCGCTTCGGCACTGAAAGCGAAACCTCGGCCGCCGTCGTCTTCCTGCTCAGCAAGGCCGCCAACTTCATCAGCGGCAGCACGCTGCGGGTCGATGGCGCCCGGCCCCAGGTGCGCATGGGCTGGCCCATGAAGCGGCCCGACGCCGAGGCTTTGCAGCGTGAGGCCATCCAACCTTTTGAAGGTTTTCACCTGGCCGAAACTCCCAAGGTCTTCCAGTCATGA